In Zingiber officinale cultivar Zhangliang chromosome 3B, Zo_v1.1, whole genome shotgun sequence, a single window of DNA contains:
- the LOC121968312 gene encoding putative gamma-glutamylcyclotransferase At3g02910: MSAGCYGGYLRSNSPVDPTMVAQGVHTDGRFLFTYGTLKRGFSNHCLIQDLIRAGDASFVGSSLTVGRLPLVCGPYRVPFLLNFPGEGERVAGELYAVSPRGLTRMDELEGTLRGHYERLPISVAVLGDPHSAEAEVAAEAYYAHPSYASELWRRNGKRGYKVYSEKEATGYVKRMDRPQDISFLDQIRLFVASSRS, encoded by the coding sequence ATGTCTGCTGGGTGCTACGGCGGCTACCTCAGATCGAATAGCCCCGTTGATCCAACCATGGTCGCGCAAGGAGTTCATACGGACGGGCGCTTCCTCTTCACCTACGGTACGCTCAAGCGCGGTTTCTCCAACCATTGCCTCATCCAAGATCTGATCCGCGCCGGCGACGCCTCCTTCGTCGGCTCCTCCCTCACCGTCGGCCGTCTCCCCCTAGTCTGTGGCCCCTACCGCGTTCCTTTCCTCCTCAACTTCCCCGGCGAGGGCGAGCGCGTGGCCGGCGAGCTCTACGCCGTGTCGCCGCGCGGCCTCACCCGGATGGACGAGCTCGAGGGCACCCTGCGCGGCCACTACGAGCGCCTCCCGATCTCTGTCGCCGTCCTCGGAGATCCCCACTCCGCGGAAGCGGAGGTGGCCGCCGAGGCGTACTACGCGCACCCGAGCTACGCTAGCGAGCTATGGCGGCGCAATGGCAAGAGGGGATACAAGGTGTACTCGGAGAAGGAGGCCACGGGGTACGTGAAGCGGATGGATCGACCACAAGACATCTCCTTCCTCGACCAGATCCGCCTCTTCGTCGCCTCGTCCAGGTCTTAA